Sequence from the Nitrincola iocasae genome:
CGGTTGGCTGAAGGGGCATAAAATCCATGATCGGCACCTGCAGGAATAATACCGGCCTGCCTTGACGTTACCGCACCCTCGACCTGATTGACACTCAGGCACAGTTCGCCATCAACCGGCAATACCAGTTGATGGTGATCATGATGGTGGCTCGCCACCTCATCTGAATAGGAGCGTAACTCCAGTTTCAGCCTGGCTGAATTCACTCAGCTTACCCTGTAACTGATTGATAGAAGCATGAGTATACAACAGCTGCACCGAGCAAGAGAATTAGATTCCCAAAGTGAATTTAACCTTCCCGAGTGGAAACACATGACGGAATCAGGTAGGGTCTATAGAAAGACAAAAATAGATAGGAGCCCCATTTGCCACCTGACTGATCCGTCCTCCAGACAGTTCAGAAGGAGAGATCCGCACAAATGATAGCGATTATATTGCCCATTGGCGCACTGTTAAGCGGCATTGCCCTGCTGTTGCTGGGTATCGGGCTACTGAACACCCTGCTAGCCCTTAGAGGCAGTGCAGAAGGTTTTACCGATCAAACCCTCGGGTTGCTGGGTTCCGCCTACTTCATCGGTTTTATTCTGGGGACCTGGCTCTGTCCCAGACTGATTCGGCGCATGGGCCACATCCGGGCTTTCGCATTTTTTGCCGCCGCCACAGCCACCTGTGTACTACTGCATGTCCTGATTATCGATCCCATAGTTTGGTTTGTACTGCGCGTCATTACCGGTAGTGCGCTAGTTGGTATCTACACTGTAATTGAAAGCTGGCTGAATACTCAGGCACCACCTGAACGTCGTGCGCGGGTGTTCGCTGTTTACATGGCGATAAACCTCGGTGCGCTGGCGCTGGCGCAACAACTGTTGCGTATCGATAGTCCGCTAACCTTTACCCTGTTCGGCATCGCTGGAATCCTGGTCATTCTGGGACTGATGCCCGTGACAGCGACACGTTTAGCACAACCGGTTATCAATGATACCCAGTCGCTATCGCTGAAGCGCTTATGGCAGGCCGCACCGATTGCCTGTGCCGGAGCACTGCTGTCAGGACTGGCGATGGGTGGTTTCTGGGGGCTAGGTGCGGTTTACGCGGGTCGAATAGGCTTCGCTCCAGCAGACATCGCCATGTTTATTTCGCTGGTGATTGTCTCTGGTGCTTT
This genomic interval carries:
- a CDS encoding MFS transporter; translation: MIAIILPIGALLSGIALLLLGIGLLNTLLALRGSAEGFTDQTLGLLGSAYFIGFILGTWLCPRLIRRMGHIRAFAFFAAATATCVLLHVLIIDPIVWFVLRVITGSALVGIYTVIESWLNTQAPPERRARVFAVYMAINLGALALAQQLLRIDSPLTFTLFGIAGILVILGLMPVTATRLAQPVINDTQSLSLKRLWQAAPIACAGALLSGLAMGGFWGLGAVYAGRIGFAPADIAMFISLVIVSGALFQWPMGILSDRIDRRKALAIISMLAALGGVLMLVLGPYGQWFLLGAVVFGAGAFAVYPAVIAHLIDHLHRDEILSGNAALLMLHGVGAALGPATAGWIMSYTSPQALPVYFSVIFALCAIYSHLQTRRMRDTIVDESAHYVPMVRTSPVVLEMMLDDQTPDEQEDTDDSATDRSN